In a genomic window of Schistocerca gregaria isolate iqSchGreg1 chromosome 5, iqSchGreg1.2, whole genome shotgun sequence:
- the LOC126272908 gene encoding recQ-mediated genome instability protein 2-like: protein MKYTFRLRSGMNDALSSPCYKLLVKHIRSCTWNVADYWQLKVTTDSNHTATLTFKILWLQGIIQDVLDEDTIVIRDESGVAKICKCRNAPGNHDWITKGIYCSIIGTLKKQLDVPEVEALKLTKLDGSIHSRMWTEEVEDLKLFLTNKAKPDMSVKNK, encoded by the exons ATGAAATATACGTTCCGATTAAGAAGTGGAATGAATGACGCATTATCAAGTCCGTGTTACAAACTACTTGTGAAGCATATACGTTCATGCACTTGGAATGTGGCCGATTATTGGCAACTTAAAGTCACTACTGATAGTAACCATACAGCCACGCTCACATTCAAAATCTTGTGGCTACAGGGCATAATTCAAGATGTTTTAGATGAAGACACTATTGTGATTAGAGACGAGTCAGGCGTAGCAAAAATATGCAAATGTCGTAACGCTCCTGGAAACCATGATTGGATTACAAAAG GTATATATTGTTCCATCATTGGCACACTTAAAAAGCAGCTGGATGTGCCTGAAGTAGAAGCTTTGAAGCTGACAAAGTTGGATGGATCGATACACTCTCGTATGTGGACTGAGGAAGTGGAGGATTTGAAACTATTTCTTACAAATAAAGCCAAACCAGATATGAGTGTTAAAAATAAGTAA